DNA sequence from the Candidatus Omnitrophota bacterium genome:
GGCACGGGCTTTACGCCGATTGTGAATCCGCCTCAAGTGGCGATTCTGGGCGTGTCGCGCGGCCAGCAAGAAGTGATGATTGTAGAAGACGAAGTTGTGGCGCGGCTGATGCTTCCGATCTCGGTTTCTTACGATCATCGGGCCGTTGACGGCGCTGACGGCGCCCGCTTTCTGCGCACTCTCGCTGAATACCTTTCGAATCCGTTGAATCTTTTAGTAGAGAGTTAGAAACTAAAAGGCCAGGGACAGTTCTTGCCTTTTAAACTTGCTGGCCGACCAGGGTGCCTGGCACCCGGTGAGGCAGAGCATCGTTCCTCTCAGGATTGTAAAGAAGGTACTCGCTAATGCTTGAACCTCCGGTGAACACAACAACGCGCCGTTTTCCCGATTGGATCCGTGTGACTTCCGGCGGGAATGAAAACTACTATGCGGTTAAGAATATTGTGGCCGGTAATAAGCTGCACACAGTTTGCGCGGAGGCCAATTGCCCTAATGTGGGCGAGTGTTGGGGGCACGGCACGGCAACCTTCATGATTCTCGGCGATGTGTGCACGCGCGGCTGCAAGTTTTGCTCTGTTAACAAAGGGCGGCCGCCGCTTTATGACACCGAAGAACCCAAACGCCTGGCCGGTGCGGTTGCGCAGATGAAGCTGCGCTATGTGGTCATTACCTCTGTGGACCGGGATGATTTGCCGGACGGGGGCGCGGGCATTTTTGCGGAGAGTATCCGTGAGATCCGGCACCGCTGTCCGGGGATTGAAATCGAAGTCCTGATCCCGGACTTTCGCGGCAGTGCCGAGGCCCTGAAGATGGTCTTGCAGGCAAGGCCGGATGTGTTGGCGCACAACCTGGAAACTGTGCCGAGTCTTTATCGTCTGGCCCGCGGCGGCGGAGTTTATGCCACCTCGCTCTCGCTGTTGGAACGCGTGCGTGCTTGGGCCCCGGACTTAGTGACCAAGAGCTCCTTAATGCTGGGTTTGGGCGAGGAAATGGAAGAGGTTATTGAAGTGATGTCCGACCTGTGCAC
Encoded proteins:
- the lipA gene encoding lipoyl synthase; this translates as MLEPPVNTTTRRFPDWIRVTSGGNENYYAVKNIVAGNKLHTVCAEANCPNVGECWGHGTATFMILGDVCTRGCKFCSVNKGRPPLYDTEEPKRLAGAVAQMKLRYVVITSVDRDDLPDGGAGIFAESIREIRHRCPGIEIEVLIPDFRGSAEALKMVLQARPDVLAHNLETVPSLYRLARGGGVYATSLSLLERVRAWAPDLVTKSSLMLGLGEEMEEVIEVMSDLCTCGVQILTLGQYLQPSVRELPVARFVPPEEFEGLARLGRDMGFAHVEAGPLVRSSYRAERQLKRCQAPVPGTSA